Proteins from one Pseudoliparis swirei isolate HS2019 ecotype Mariana Trench chromosome 22, NWPU_hadal_v1, whole genome shotgun sequence genomic window:
- the stmn1b gene encoding stathmin 1b: MSAEMANCGEIQVKELNKRASGHAFEVILNPSAPEGRSNSPCPLSPLKKKETSLDEIKRKLEAAEERRKSHEADLLKHLAEKREHEKEVIQKALEEDCNFSKMAKEKLNQKMEATKENRSARMAALNEKFKEKDKKFEEVRKNKEAIKVVDLV, encoded by the exons ATGTCTGCTGAAATGGCAAACTGTGGAG AGATCCAAGTGAAGGAGCTAAACAAGCGTGCTTCCGGTCATGCATTCGAGGTCATCCTGAACCCCTCAGCCCCAGAGGGCAGGAGCAACTCCCCTTGCCCATTGTCCCCTCTTAAGAAAAAGGAAACCTCACTGGATGAGATTAAGAGGAAACTGGAAGCTGCAGAAGAGAGACGCAAG AGCCACGAGGCTGATTTGCTGAAACACTTAGCGGAAAAACGGGAGCACGAGAAGGAGGTCATCCAGAAGGCCTTGGAAGAAGACTGCAACTTCAGCAAGATGGCTAAAGAGAAACTTAATCAGAAGATGGAAGCAACCAAAGAGAACCGCAGCGCAAGGATGGCAGCCCTCAATGAGAAGTTCAAGGAGAAG GACAAGAAGTTCGAAGAAGTGAGGAAGAACAAGGAGGCAATAAAAGTAGTGGATTTGGTTTAG
- the paqr7b gene encoding membrane progestin receptor alpha-B, with protein sequence MATVVMERIGRLFINAQQLRQIPQLLESAFPTLPCTVKVVDVPWVFRERHILTGYRQPDQCWRYYFLTLFQRHNETLNVWTHLLAAFIVLVKWQEISETVDFLRDPHAQPLFIVLLAAFTYLSFSALAHLLSAKSELSYYSFYFLDYVGVAVYQYGSALAHYYYAIEKEWHTRVQGLFLPAAAFLAWLTCFGCCYGKYASPQLPKLSRKLCQVVPSALAYCLDISPVVHRIYSCYQEGCTDPVVAYHFYHVVFFLIGAYFFCCPHPESLFPGKCDFIGQGHQIFHIFVVVCTLMQIEALKTDFTERRSFYERLHGDLAHDAVALFIFTACCSALTAFCVHNRVRASLHEKQR encoded by the coding sequence atggcgacggtggtgatggagcggatcgGCCGCCTGTTCATCAACGCGCAGCAGCTGCGTCAGATCCCCCAGCTGCTGGAGTCGGCCTTCCCCACGCTGCCTTGCACCGTGAAGGTGGTGGATGTTCCCTGGGTGTTCCGCGAGCGCCACATCCTCACCGGCTACAGGCAGCCGGACCAATGCTGGCGCTACTACTTCCTCACCCTCTTCCAAAGGCACAACGAGACCCTCAACGTGTGGACCCACCTGCTGGCCGCCTTCATCGTCCTGGTGAAGTGGCAGGAGATCTCGGAGACGGTGGATTTCTTGCGGGACCCTCACGCCCAGCCCCTCTTCATCGTCCTCCTGGCAGCCTTCACCTACCTCTCCTTCAGTGCCCTCGCTCACCTCCTCTCCGCCAAGTCCGAGCTCTCCTACTACAGCTTCTACTTCCTCGACTACGTGGGGGTTGCCGTCTACCAGTATGGCAGTGCCCTGGCGCACTACTACTACGCCATAGAGAAGGAGTGGCACACTCGAGTGCAGGGGCTCTTTTTGCCCGCGGCGGCGTTCTTGGCGTGGCTCACGTGCTTCGGCTGCTGCTACGGCAAATACGCGAGCCCCCAGCTGCCGAAGTTATCTCGCAAGCTCTGCCAAGTGGTGCCCTCAGCCTTGGCTTACTGTTTAGACATCAGCCCTGTGGTTCACCGCATCTACAGCTGCTACCAGGAGGGCTGCACCGACCCAGTGGTGGCGTACCATTTCTACCACGTGGTCTTTTTCCTAATCGGCGCCTATTTCTTCTGCTGCCCTCACCCGGAGAGTTTGTTCCCGGGGAAGTGTGACTTCATCGGCCAGGGCCACCAGATCTTCCACATATTCGTGGTGGTGTGCACCCTGATGCAGATCGAAGCGCTGAAAACAGACTTCACAGAGCGCCGCTCCTTCTACGAGCGCCTTCACGGCGATCTCGCCCACGACGCCGTCGCTCTCTTCATCTTCACGGCCTGCTGCAGTGCTCTGACCGCCTTCTGCGTGCACAATCGCGTCCGCGCCTCGCTGCACGAGAAGCAGCGgtga
- the serinc2l gene encoding serine incorporator 1 translates to MGACMALCSAASCASCLCGSAPCLLCGCCPSSNNSAITRLVFSFFLLLGTMVSIIMILPGMETELRKIPGFCQGGSAIPGFENQVNCDVILGFKSVYRMCFAMTCFFFLFWAIMIRVRSSKDPRAAIQNGFWFFKFLILIGITVGAFYIPDGTFHTVWFFFGIVGSFIFILIQLILLIDFAHSWNKAWVGNAEEGDNKCWFAGLLSFTFLNYALTFTAVVLFYVYYTKPDDCTEHKVFISINLILCVIISIVSILPKIQEAQPHSGLLQASLISLYTMYVTWSAMTNNPNRNCNPSLLSLVTNVNTTEPSGDGTQRQVQLWDAQSIVGLIIFLFCTLYASIRSSSNTQVNKLMQTEEGRGSGGGGVVGEDGILRAVDDEEDRVTYSYSVFHFHLCLASLYIMMTLTNWYQPETTTQAMQSSMPAVWVKMSSSWLGLGVYLWTLIAPLIFPNRDFN, encoded by the exons ATGGGGGCTTGTATGGCATTGTGCTCTGCAGCCAGCTGC GCTTCCTGTCTGTGTGGCTCAGCACCATGCCTGCTGTGTGGCTGCTGTCCCTCCTCCAACAACTCCGCCATCACTCGGCTggtgttctccttctttttgcTGCTGGGTACCATGGTGTCCATCATCATGATCCTTCCTGGAATGGAGACGGAGCTCCGTAAA ATCCCCGGATTTTGCCAGGGAGGAAGTGCTATACCTGGTTTTGAAAACCAGGTGAACTGTGATGTCATTCTGGGCTTCAAGTCTGTGTACCGCATGTGCTTCGCCATGACctgcttcttctttctcttctgggCCATCATGATTCGTGTCCGTAGCAGCAAAGACCCTCGTGCGGCTATTCAAAATGG GTTCTGGTTCTTTAAATTTCTGATCCTGATTGGAATTACAGTGGGAGCGTTTTACATCCCTGATGGAACATTTCATACGG TGTGGTTTTTCTTCGGAATTGTGGGATCCTTCATCTTCATTCTGATCCAACTTATTCTTCTCATCGATTTTGCCCACTCCTGGAATAAGGCGTGGGTAGGAAATGCTGAAGAGGGTGACAACAAATGCTGGTTTGCAG GCCTGCTGTCTTTCACCTTCCTCAACTATGCTCTAACTTTCACTGCTGTGGTGCTTTTCTACGTTTACTACACAAAGCCTGACGACTGCACAGAGCACAAGGTCTTCATCAGCATCAACCTCATCCTCTGCGTCATCATTTCCATCGTCTCCATTCTGCCCAAGATCCAG GAAGCTCAGCCACACTCCGGTTTGCTCCAGGCTTCACTCATCTCCCTCTACACCATGTATGTCACTTGGTCCGCAATGACCAACAATCCAA ATCGAAATTGTAACCCCAGCCTGTTGAGTCTAGTGACCAACGTCAACACCACTGAGCCATCTGGTGACGGCACCCAAAGGCAGGTGCAGTTGTGGGACGCTCAGAGCATTGTTGGCCtgatcatcttcctcttctgcaCTCTCTACGCCAG TATCCGTTCATCCAGTAACACCCAGGTCAACAAGTTGATGCAGACAGAGGAGGGTAGAGGGTCAGGTGGAGGGGGTGTGGTGGGAGAGGACGGCATACTCAGGGCCGTGGACGACGAGGAGGACAGAGTCACTTACAGCTACTCTGTTTTCCACTTCCACCTCTGTTTGGCGTCTCTGTACATCATGATGACTCTCACCAACTGGTACCA accagagaccaccaccCAGGCCATGCAGAGCAGTATGCCAGCTGTGTGGGTGAAGATGAGCTCCAGCTGGCTGGGCCTCGGAGTCTACCTCTGGACCCTCATCGCCCCTCTCATCTTCCCCAATAGGGATTTCAACTGA